In Aristaeella hokkaidonensis, the following are encoded in one genomic region:
- a CDS encoding ABC transporter permease codes for MPVEITARKKPFRQRFRRDMRENWVVYLLLLPVIIWYIIFCYLPMFGIVMAFENFKFAKGLFGSAWVGFKNFQKFFSSYYFWRLLRNTLTLSIKDLIIAFPAPIIFALMLNELRSRKFKKSIQTISYLPYFISMVVVCGMVKTFTESTGVFSQISQALGGPKELISNPGSFHGIMITSGIWQGLGYGSVVYISALTAVDHELYDSAKLDGANRWQQTLHVTIPGIMPTIIIMLIMRVGHLMSVNYQKIILLYSPATYETADTISTFVYRKGLLDGDYAYAAAVDLFNSVINTILLVTVNWISRRKSETSLF; via the coding sequence ATGCCTGTGGAAATAACCGCCAGGAAAAAGCCTTTCAGACAGCGGTTCCGGCGGGATATGCGGGAGAACTGGGTGGTTTACCTGCTACTGCTGCCGGTGATCATCTGGTACATTATCTTCTGCTATCTGCCGATGTTCGGTATTGTGATGGCTTTCGAAAACTTCAAATTCGCGAAGGGCCTTTTCGGCAGCGCATGGGTTGGATTCAAGAATTTCCAGAAATTCTTTTCCAGCTATTATTTCTGGCGCCTGCTGCGGAACACCCTGACGCTGAGTATCAAGGACCTGATTATTGCTTTTCCGGCGCCGATTATCTTTGCACTGATGCTCAATGAGCTGCGCAGCCGGAAATTCAAGAAGTCGATCCAGACGATTTCCTATCTGCCGTATTTCATCTCGATGGTGGTGGTCTGCGGTATGGTGAAGACCTTTACGGAATCAACGGGGGTATTCAGTCAGATCAGCCAGGCGCTGGGCGGGCCCAAGGAACTGATTTCCAACCCGGGATCCTTCCACGGGATCATGATTACCAGCGGCATCTGGCAGGGCCTGGGATACGGCAGCGTGGTCTATATTTCCGCCCTGACGGCGGTTGACCATGAGCTGTATGACTCGGCAAAGCTGGACGGTGCGAACCGCTGGCAGCAGACTCTGCACGTCACCATCCCGGGCATTATGCCAACCATTATTATCATGCTGATCATGCGGGTCGGACACCTGATGAGCGTCAACTACCAGAAGATTATCCTGCTCTACAGCCCGGCCACCTATGAGACAGCGGACACCATTTCCACCTTTGTCTATCGCAAGGGCCTGCTGGACGGGGACTACGCCTATGCCGCGGCGGTTGACCTGTTCAACTCGGTGATCAACACGATCCTGCTGGTGACGGTCAACTGGATCAGCCGCCGCAAATCGGAAACCAGCCTGTTCTGA
- a CDS encoding carbohydrate ABC transporter permease produces MIKRTRGEKIFAVFNVILLSLIGLACLIPVWHCLCASISDPITVSKTRGLILWPKGGVTTIGYAKSLQNESLLRGYVNTILYVILGTGFGVLMSIFAGYGLSRNLLFGGAIALFLTFTMMFNGGIIPTYMVVRSLGMLDTRAAIVLPTALSVFNIMITRTSFKSIPEGLMDAARIDGAGHIRILVSVVIPVSKAIIAVITLFSAVQIWNSWFHTAIYVRKRELYPLQIVLREIVLQNTSQASDAGEATSELNQLHAIIRYCVIMLSIIPMLFLYPFIQKYFVTGVMIGSIKG; encoded by the coding sequence ATGATCAAACGGACAAGGGGCGAAAAAATCTTCGCCGTATTCAATGTGATCCTTCTCAGCCTGATCGGTCTGGCCTGCCTGATTCCGGTCTGGCATTGCCTCTGCGCGTCCATCAGTGACCCGATTACGGTTTCCAAAACCCGGGGCCTGATTCTGTGGCCGAAGGGCGGGGTGACCACGATCGGCTATGCGAAATCCCTGCAGAACGAGAGCCTGCTGCGGGGCTATGTCAACACGATCCTGTACGTGATCCTGGGCACGGGCTTCGGGGTCCTGATGTCCATCTTTGCCGGATACGGCCTGAGCCGGAACCTGCTGTTCGGCGGGGCGATCGCCCTGTTCCTGACCTTCACGATGATGTTCAACGGCGGAATTATCCCAACCTACATGGTGGTCCGGTCCCTGGGCATGCTGGACACCCGCGCGGCCATTGTCCTTCCGACAGCGCTGTCGGTGTTCAATATTATGATTACGCGAACCTCGTTCAAGAGCATACCGGAAGGTCTGATGGACGCGGCGAGAATTGACGGGGCCGGCCATATCCGGATCCTGGTTTCCGTAGTGATTCCGGTTTCCAAGGCGATTATCGCAGTGATTACGCTCTTCAGCGCGGTACAGATCTGGAACAGCTGGTTCCATACAGCCATCTACGTCCGGAAACGCGAACTGTATCCGCTGCAGATCGTGCTGCGTGAGATTGTGCTGCAGAATACTTCCCAGGCTTCGGATGCCGGGGAAGCCACCAGCGAGCTGAATCAGCTCCATGCAATTATCCGCTACTGCGTGATTATGCTATCCATTATCCCGATGCTGTTCCTGTATCCGTTCATCCAAAAGTACTTTGTGACCGGGGTTATGATCGGATCCATCAAGGGATGA